Proteins from one Halovivax limisalsi genomic window:
- a CDS encoding universal stress protein, with amino-acid sequence MGSDRVREHVPHPNHVLVVALGDPDDAAALERALETFPAATVTLLSPVPPLDQPVSEGRILERSEERLADARARAEDLRTSVDDPSRVTVENREGPPAEVVPSFVDRNGVDHVVVPGHDVSGVVRRLLGDGIPELIAERTDVPVTILD; translated from the coding sequence ATGGGGTCGGACCGCGTACGCGAACACGTGCCGCATCCGAACCACGTCCTCGTCGTCGCACTCGGCGACCCCGACGATGCAGCCGCGCTGGAACGCGCGCTGGAGACGTTTCCTGCGGCGACCGTGACCCTCCTCTCGCCGGTCCCGCCGCTGGATCAGCCCGTGAGCGAAGGGCGGATCCTGGAACGAAGCGAGGAGCGACTCGCGGACGCCCGCGCCCGGGCCGAAGACCTGCGAACGTCGGTCGACGACCCGTCGCGGGTGACGGTCGAGAATCGCGAGGGGCCGCCGGCGGAGGTCGTTCCGTCGTTCGTCGACCGCAACGGGGTCGATCACGTCGTCGTCCCCGGACACGACGTCAGCGGCGTCGTCAGACGCCTCCTCGGGGACGGTATTCCGGAACTGATCGCGGAGCGAACCGACGTCCCCGTCACGATCCTGGACTGA